A window of the Pelagicoccus enzymogenes genome harbors these coding sequences:
- a CDS encoding carbohydrate binding domain-containing protein has translation MTLVRTAREYESSQGWAVSEDGKTVAGRLRSENGAQAFRWTKEEGFRVLGRIDTTRPYDLALDISADGSVVVGYAESSKGTQAFRWSESEGLIGLGFLGGFPHSEARIVSEDGETIWGFSDTARGEEIFKWTYDSGMEGLGIFGEPEDANSEGTVLVGRFNRDSNDRYNGHDAFRWEKGKGSIRLAGPNENERSNSLAKAVSENGQMVVGYAQEYRHGPKLGVFWHEAVNWRATTLNEYFDSNGFNRNGLSFTTITDASADGLTLFGYCQYNGRGSNYPFRVQLDLGTPPPPTDLFSEVLEAPIFGYTIYSYPEFNLATRLSWGASEGADVSEYLIYRDGVLIGSTSKSEFVDSFVLPGEGYSYHLVAVNTKGFASERSEKINLRIPKVVNSIRDGEFQNDPTRSGPWSVVKTGDVDIVHSSKLPEEVTEDPLSDTNYLTIKSETSDDEWTLGQLIRDVNEFGEYQLSFSARSKEGSDLVVALKGEGYGDVEDPFFLTPTTFNLTPKWQVFTVNFNIDDRFKRLDHLLIAIGNNEDLKENESIDIDHIVLWNRLGAETPMPQKPTELNARFVSRSAVLLEWDLPIGTAGVVEYEIIRDGKIVGSSNNRSYIDQKLATPGPYLYEIVAIDSQGNRSAPSPARKVFNGPNVQASDIVPYLTLGNMSPDGKAFLWAVRSELTGNMQIKKWTEAGEVVVSEQEEPYSLAIWSVANEGRAAAGMASHPELDYSVPFHWSECDGLKYIDLGPLEGIRGSFAVESISATGNAIVGSFWERFAPEAFRWTEAEGLQLLGKLPGDYTSSYGIAVSGDGSVVVGHHEGYPFNYAGFVWTERGGREEFGPFHVEGSEGLIADVSSDGKTLIGEARVRPNKPFQYRWSEADGVIELSGLDRQKPYYSYAVSGDGSMVVGTAKDAEDTSNAIFWYRRYNWSPININEFMLSVGHDTKGEFYSTISNVSDDGRTLLLGAGGSNTRIRLNLSTRDSENNLVHNSGFEESWRFWGLSRWDRSLSKEKKLIETPGFMEERAARIRMGNLAGDPKTLHLRQNGIELEPNTDYYLSFSVKASMPGKAMVRLFKDDNPSNNYGVDEEFELTTEWQTHVIEFRTDALGEYVSNGRLQFTFLRGGFKRVLEFFVDEVAIHEK, from the coding sequence GTGACCCTAGTCCGTACGGCGAGAGAATACGAATCTAGCCAAGGTTGGGCGGTCTCAGAAGATGGCAAGACAGTTGCAGGCCGCTTACGGTCGGAAAACGGGGCTCAAGCCTTTCGCTGGACCAAGGAGGAAGGGTTCCGAGTGCTTGGAAGAATAGACACAACTAGACCTTATGACTTGGCGCTCGATATATCTGCCGATGGCTCAGTGGTTGTGGGCTACGCTGAAAGCTCAAAAGGCACTCAAGCATTCCGCTGGTCGGAATCCGAAGGCTTGATAGGCCTAGGCTTTCTAGGTGGATTTCCGCACAGCGAAGCACGAATCGTTTCCGAGGATGGAGAGACTATTTGGGGATTTTCGGATACCGCGAGGGGCGAGGAGATCTTTAAATGGACATACGATTCCGGCATGGAAGGCCTAGGCATTTTTGGTGAACCAGAAGATGCCAATTCAGAGGGAACTGTCTTAGTTGGGAGATTTAATAGAGATTCTAATGATCGATATAATGGACACGACGCATTTAGGTGGGAAAAGGGGAAAGGCAGCATACGCCTAGCTGGACCGAATGAGAACGAACGGAGTAACTCTCTCGCCAAAGCCGTTTCGGAAAACGGGCAAATGGTTGTGGGGTATGCTCAAGAATACCGGCACGGTCCCAAATTGGGTGTTTTTTGGCATGAGGCAGTAAACTGGAGGGCGACGACTCTTAATGAATATTTTGACTCAAACGGGTTCAATCGTAATGGACTCTCATTTACTACTATTACAGACGCTTCAGCAGACGGGTTAACGTTATTCGGATATTGCCAATATAATGGAAGAGGTTCAAACTATCCATTCCGGGTTCAGCTAGACCTGGGGACACCTCCTCCTCCTACAGATTTGTTCAGCGAAGTTCTCGAAGCTCCAATTTTCGGATACACTATTTATTCCTATCCAGAATTCAATCTAGCTACCAGGCTTTCATGGGGGGCATCGGAAGGCGCAGACGTTTCAGAGTATTTGATATATCGCGACGGAGTTTTAATCGGTTCTACCAGCAAAAGTGAATTTGTCGATTCATTTGTTCTTCCCGGGGAGGGCTATTCCTATCATCTGGTCGCTGTAAACACCAAAGGATTTGCCTCGGAGAGATCAGAGAAAATTAACCTCAGGATTCCCAAGGTAGTGAATAGCATTAGAGACGGGGAGTTTCAAAACGACCCCACTCGCAGTGGACCCTGGTCTGTAGTGAAGACTGGCGATGTAGATATCGTGCACTCATCAAAACTCCCCGAGGAAGTAACGGAGGACCCGCTTTCCGATACAAACTACCTGACAATAAAATCCGAAACGTCGGATGACGAGTGGACCCTGGGTCAGCTCATCAGAGATGTTAACGAATTTGGCGAGTATCAATTGTCGTTCTCCGCCAGATCGAAGGAGGGGTCAGATCTTGTCGTAGCCCTAAAAGGAGAGGGCTATGGCGACGTTGAGGATCCATTCTTCCTAACTCCTACCACCTTTAATCTCACTCCGAAATGGCAAGTGTTCACGGTTAATTTCAACATAGACGATAGGTTCAAAAGACTTGACCATCTCTTGATCGCGATCGGGAACAACGAGGACCTGAAGGAAAATGAGTCCATCGATATCGACCATATAGTACTTTGGAATCGACTGGGGGCTGAAACACCCATGCCGCAGAAGCCGACCGAGCTAAACGCTCGATTCGTTTCCCGTTCAGCAGTATTGCTCGAGTGGGATCTTCCCATTGGGACCGCAGGGGTTGTTGAATACGAAATCATACGCGACGGTAAGATCGTCGGCTCTAGCAACAACCGCAGTTACATCGACCAAAAGTTAGCCACACCCGGGCCCTACCTGTACGAGATTGTCGCCATTGACAGCCAAGGCAATCGATCCGCTCCCTCGCCAGCAAGAAAGGTCTTCAACGGCCCGAATGTTCAAGCATCTGATATCGTACCTTACCTTACTTTAGGAAATATGTCCCCAGACGGGAAGGCATTCCTTTGGGCTGTCAGATCTGAACTGACAGGGAATATGCAGATCAAGAAATGGACAGAGGCAGGTGAAGTCGTTGTAAGTGAGCAAGAAGAGCCTTATTCTTTAGCGATCTGGTCCGTAGCAAATGAAGGTCGTGCCGCTGCTGGCATGGCCAGTCATCCCGAGTTGGACTATTCCGTTCCATTTCATTGGTCAGAGTGTGATGGTCTGAAATACATTGATTTAGGTCCATTGGAAGGCATTCGTGGAAGTTTTGCTGTTGAATCAATATCAGCCACCGGAAATGCGATCGTGGGTTCCTTTTGGGAACGTTTCGCTCCCGAGGCATTCAGATGGACCGAGGCAGAGGGGTTGCAGTTGTTAGGAAAGCTTCCGGGTGATTACACCTCATCGTATGGAATCGCAGTTTCTGGGGATGGAAGTGTCGTCGTCGGCCATCACGAGGGCTACCCCTTTAATTATGCCGGTTTCGTTTGGACAGAACGCGGCGGGAGAGAAGAATTCGGACCGTTCCATGTGGAAGGCTCTGAAGGACTCATTGCGGATGTTTCGAGCGACGGTAAGACCTTGATCGGAGAAGCTCGGGTTAGACCGAATAAACCCTTTCAATACCGTTGGTCAGAAGCAGATGGTGTTATCGAATTATCAGGGTTGGACCGCCAGAAACCGTATTATTCGTATGCCGTTTCTGGCGACGGTTCTATGGTTGTTGGAACTGCGAAGGATGCAGAAGACACTTCAAATGCTATCTTTTGGTATCGGAGATACAACTGGTCTCCTATAAATATAAACGAGTTCATGCTATCAGTAGGGCATGACACCAAGGGTGAATTTTATAGTACTATCTCAAATGTGTCAGATGATGGCCGGACGTTACTCTTGGGCGCTGGTGGTTCTAACACAAGAATTCGCCTCAATCTCTCGACCAGAGATTCAGAAAACAATCTAGTCCACAACAGTGGTTTCGAAGAGTCATGGCGATTTTGGGGACTTTCACGTTGGGACCGGAGTCTGAGCAAAGAGAAGAAACTCATTGAAACTCCAGGCTTCATGGAAGAACGCGCAGCTCGCATTCGCATGGGCAACTTGGCTGGCGACCCCAAGACGCTTCACCTGCGCCAAAACGGAATCGAACTGGAACCTAACACTGACTACTACCTCTCCTTCTCTGTTAAGGCTTCCATGCCAGGGAAAGCGATGGTACGTCTCTTCAAGGACGACAACCCAAGCAACAACTATGGCGTTGATGAGGAATTCGAGCTCACTACCGAGTGGCAAACCCATGTCATCGAATTCCGCACCGACGCTCTAGGCGAGTACGTATCCAATGGAAGACTACAGTTCACATTCCTCCGCGGCGGCTTCAAACGCGTGCTCGAGTTCTTTGTAGACGAAGTAGCCATCCACGAAAAGTAG
- a CDS encoding VPDSG-CTERM sorting domain-containing protein, with product MKTVLNTPKLLSSLKFSLLFLGIVLSAQSLNADEDYYPTDETGETNPLEPVPDSGSTAVLVLMGIAAVAGAGRWARRSARD from the coding sequence ATGAAAACTGTTCTTAATACCCCAAAGCTTCTCAGTTCTCTCAAATTCAGCCTGCTGTTCCTCGGCATTGTTCTAAGTGCTCAATCATTGAACGCGGACGAAGATTATTATCCGACCGATGAAACGGGCGAAACCAATCCGCTTGAGCCGGTGCCTGATTCGGGTAGCACTGCAGTACTTGTCCTTATGGGTATCGCTGCTGTCGCGGGAGCAGGCCGTTGGGCTCGTCGCTCTGCAAGAGACTAG
- a CDS encoding helix-turn-helix transcriptional regulator: MSENEIAEQILQEFRSSETLALDIRRLTSLFALLGQLGWSIASQDSRYRNRYHLHGQARLQFDTAHITRKQLLAHLKIQPEKRYLHESSQLVIWRNQESDTLQKAEIPLTKRESEIHALLLDGLTLPQIAQELGISKRTAEKHAQNLYKKKGVHTYNELLFQS; the protein is encoded by the coding sequence ATGTCCGAGAACGAGATAGCCGAGCAAATCCTTCAGGAGTTCCGCAGCAGCGAAACCCTCGCCCTCGACATTCGCCGACTCACCTCCCTCTTCGCTCTGCTAGGCCAGCTCGGCTGGTCTATCGCGTCCCAAGACTCCCGCTACCGCAATCGCTATCACCTGCACGGCCAAGCCCGCCTGCAATTCGACACAGCGCACATCACCCGCAAGCAACTCTTGGCCCACCTCAAAATCCAGCCCGAAAAGCGCTACTTGCACGAAAGCAGCCAACTCGTCATCTGGCGTAACCAAGAAAGCGATACACTTCAAAAAGCTGAAATTCCCCTCACCAAACGCGAAAGCGAAATCCACGCCCTCCTGCTCGACGGCCTCACCCTCCCGCAAATCGCCCAAGAGCTCGGCATCAGCAAGCGCACCGCCGAAAAGCACGCTCAAAACCTCTACAAGAAGAAAGGCGTGCACACCTACAACGAACTGCTCTTCCAAAGCTAA
- a CDS encoding LuxR C-terminal-related transcriptional regulator, producing MSYEIRESDFRVLRDFGRHLSLLLHRDELSECTLLYLNRLIPSDCVCWNEWTPAFTFLKESHVTESHRSRIGRLIPSLVENLKHHPVITHVGWHRLLPHPYRLSDYQCDAFFRDNPLYQEVYRHLEARYQLAFPFCTTSTTEFLLILNRRYRDFTEHERQLLQTAGQIVAPFLHRMHAKEIAQRKAEIVAVIMEQTYGLLHLDTLSPGELLLLKALAAGQSVSEVATARHIRRDTLSRQLSAAREKLKLTSNKELLATLRSDSPLNTTDPK from the coding sequence ATGTCCTACGAAATACGGGAATCCGATTTCAGGGTGCTGCGGGACTTCGGGCGCCACCTCTCGTTGCTGTTACATCGAGACGAGCTCTCCGAGTGCACCTTGCTCTACCTGAATCGACTCATCCCCAGCGACTGCGTTTGCTGGAACGAGTGGACCCCAGCGTTCACTTTTCTTAAGGAAAGCCACGTCACGGAAAGCCATCGCTCCCGCATCGGCAGGCTAATTCCCTCCCTGGTGGAGAACCTGAAGCACCATCCCGTGATCACCCATGTGGGCTGGCATCGACTGCTGCCACATCCCTATCGGCTCTCCGACTACCAATGCGACGCCTTCTTTCGCGACAACCCGCTCTACCAAGAGGTCTATCGCCACCTAGAGGCCCGCTACCAGCTGGCTTTCCCCTTCTGCACTACCTCTACCACCGAATTCCTCCTCATCCTCAATCGACGCTACCGCGACTTCACGGAGCACGAGCGACAACTTCTACAGACTGCCGGACAGATCGTCGCCCCCTTCCTGCACCGCATGCACGCCAAAGAGATTGCCCAACGCAAGGCCGAGATCGTGGCCGTCATCATGGAACAGACCTACGGCTTGCTCCACCTCGACACCCTCAGCCCCGGCGAGCTGCTGCTGCTCAAAGCCCTTGCCGCCGGCCAAAGCGTCAGCGAAGTAGCCACCGCACGCCACATCCGCCGTGACACCCTCAGCCGCCAGCTTTCCGCTGCCCGCGAGAAACTGAAGCTCACCTCCAACAAGGAACTCCTCGCCACCCTCCGCTCCGACAGCCCACTCAATACAACTGATCCGAAGTAG